One stretch of Rosistilla oblonga DNA includes these proteins:
- a CDS encoding threonine ammonia-lyase, giving the protein MTIPIATIDDVRKAQKVIDQHISPAPLVRSYALEKELGLPPSRRVWLKDYGWTPVGSFKLLGALNWMANHLETIGDRPVAAHSSGNFASGISFAGMRYQKQVVIVMPDTAPQVKFNLTKSFGAEVHTYDISRDHETGDRDRLTREIVQQRQCVQASPYDDPHVIAGNGVGGLQIVEELKRQQRGVSDFVCQVSGGGLMAGHALAIADGFPQARIIGVEPEGADDFRQSLAAGERVRVERPTSICDGLLSYDVGEHNWPILRKHVASSVTVADLQTRQAMRWLYDKHGLRTEPSGAAATAALLTGQISPDGEGDIVLVVSGRNVDQQPFMDWIEV; this is encoded by the coding sequence ATGACGATCCCCATTGCGACCATCGACGACGTTCGAAAAGCTCAGAAAGTGATCGATCAGCACATCAGTCCCGCTCCGTTGGTGCGGTCTTATGCGTTGGAGAAGGAGCTAGGGTTGCCGCCCAGTCGCCGCGTTTGGTTGAAGGATTACGGTTGGACGCCGGTCGGATCGTTCAAGCTGCTCGGAGCGCTCAACTGGATGGCGAATCATCTGGAAACGATCGGCGATCGTCCGGTCGCCGCCCATTCGTCGGGCAACTTCGCTTCGGGAATCTCTTTCGCTGGCATGCGCTATCAAAAGCAAGTCGTGATCGTGATGCCCGACACCGCGCCGCAGGTGAAGTTCAATTTGACCAAATCGTTTGGTGCGGAGGTGCATACCTATGATATCTCTCGCGACCACGAGACCGGCGATCGCGATCGTCTAACTCGCGAGATCGTCCAACAGCGGCAGTGCGTCCAAGCCTCGCCGTACGACGATCCGCATGTGATTGCTGGCAATGGCGTCGGCGGATTGCAGATCGTCGAAGAGTTGAAGCGACAGCAGCGGGGCGTTTCCGATTTTGTCTGCCAGGTCAGTGGCGGCGGCCTGATGGCTGGCCATGCTCTGGCGATCGCCGACGGTTTCCCGCAGGCAAGGATCATCGGCGTCGAACCCGAGGGGGCGGACGACTTTCGTCAATCGTTGGCCGCCGGAGAGCGAGTGCGCGTCGAGCGGCCCACCAGCATTTGCGATGGATTGCTATCGTACGATGTCGGCGAACATAACTGGCCGATCCTGCGGAAGCATGTCGCGTCGTCGGTGACTGTCGCCGATCTGCAAACGCGGCAAGCGATGCGATGGTTATATGACAAGCACGGCCTGCGGACCGAACCGTCCGGCGCGGCGGCGACCGCAGCATTATTGACCGGCCAGATTTCTCCCGACGGCGAAGGGGATATCGTGCTAGTCGTCAGCGGCCGAAACGTCGACCAACAACCATTCATGGACTGGATCGAAGTCTAA
- the uvrA gene encoding excinuclease ABC subunit UvrA, whose protein sequence is MTTTDIIIKGAREHNLQGVDLVLPRGELICFTGVSGSGKSSLAFDTLYAEGQRRYVESLSSYARQFMGQMPKPDVDLISGLSPSISISQKSAGNNPRSTVGTITEIYDFLRVLYARIGTGYCPSCNTEISAQTREQILGRLMQLPSDSMLLLLAPLIRGQKGEFKDLFEDLRKQGYARARVDGRLIQLAEPPSLDRQRRHNVELVIDRLPAGERERGRLAEAIDAAMKLGDDSIIAWLVDEADKSKWEASPDDFEASDEIDDEADEDLDDEADLEDEDAPVELPLAAAGDDDDAPLPPQISAGRDVLFSAKYSCGSCGKSFRSPTPQMFSFNSPQGMCESCDGLGTLYTFVPDLLIPEPRKSVKKGCFELVGDWKAMGRYKRHIYQGVAESIERQMELPPDTMLLTPWCELDPKLQHLWLWGTGDLHVTYTWRGGASPVKYGGTFAGIIPELLEKYKETTAKTKLTQFEGYMDTMVCPECNGKRLNSQAGAVRIATDHPDFMEKSSLSLPELCDLPVSQTAKFLGYLQLDELKQMIAGEAVKEIRTRLGFLLGVGLEYLTLNRTAPTLSGGESQRIRLAGQIGSGLVGVLYILDEPSIGLHPRDNDRLIETLLRLRDAGNTLVVVEHDEDTMRAADRIIDFGPGPGVNGGYVVAQGKLEDLAKAKKSITGQFLAGKETIPTPEHRRDPNERWLRLLGARHNNLKNINVDFPVGLFICVTGVSGSGKSSMVNGILEPTLRRFLNGAECEGGEHDEITGLEHLDKVIAIDQSAIGRTPRSNPATYVKVFDEIRKLFAQLPEAKKRGYTPGRFSFNVSGGRCEACDGNGATRLDMDFLADVWVTCPVCEGARFNRETLSVRFKDHSISDVLNLDVSAAYSLFENIPKVADKLKTLIDVGLEYLKLGQPSPTLSGGEAQRIKLSRELSKKSTGSTMYVLDEPTTGLHFADIRMLLGVLNSLVERGNTVLVIEHNLDVIKTADWIIDIGPEGGAGGGTVVAAGTPEEVAQNQISYTSRAMRKFMYGEVDSDAKEKSLSELTHGATDNRGGEAKFIEVEGAEQHNLKSVDAMVPRDKMSVFCGPSGSGKSSLAMDTIYAEGQRRYVESLSSYARQFIGQMQKPIVERIEGLSPAVALEQKNMGHSPRSTVGTVTEVYDYLRILMARLGKMFCPDCSKPVGTQTPDQITDKVLQLEEGTKAYLLAPIEISGNEDPKEHFAKMQENGFQRIRIDGTTSAIQDAPTIDMRTNHKIELVVDRVSISEKTRGRLAESIELALGIGGGIMDLAIVDEDRPELQWKVFRHSQHLACECCGRSFEPLTPHHFSFNSAAGYCRRCEGLGTQHGTNPDALLRDRRLSLMEGAVFLWPKLQRSVARQMMAALGRHAGIPIDRSIDDLTLRERNLIFHGTGDEWIAVRESDREVADKIYNAKRKRSSSDADGESATDTRGDRLEEALNSGASKGVLFKFRFKGLYPSLELASKLSPTLRAKLEKFTAEIDCSECGGTRLRDDASAVRFRDLTIGDIVHMPLSRLGETVKTWKLDPREKKIAGEIIREIRSRIQFLLDVGLDYLSIGRGASTLSGGEAQRIRLAGQLGSGLCGVLYVLDEPTIGLHPRDNHRLLSAMHRLRDLGNTLLVVEHDKDVIAGADHIFDFGPKAGRNGGQVVADGSPEQIGQSPTSVTGPYISDTKAIPIPSNRRMIKAPESETPAAKPVKKKSGKRPETMAERKLARKADYAPTHYPPLGQWITIRDARENNLRGIDVHIPLGTFTAVTGPSGSGKSSLIDDILYPALARKLHRSGVRPGRYGKLDGIGLIDKVIRVDQSPLGNTPSSNPATYTGAFDLIRNLYTQVPEAKTRGYTARQFSFNVPGGRCEVCEGTGGRKIEMHFLPDVWVPCEECGGSRYTPETLEVKFHGNSISDVLNMSIGDAVGLFENQPKITRILQMICDVGLDYVTLGQSAPTLSGGEAQRIKLAAELARPDTGRTLYLLDEPTTGLHFDDIAKLLNVLQRLVDVGNTVLVIEHNLDIIKAADWILDIGPEAGAEGGQLVFAGTPEQLSEYAVAGKKSRAKTKPLRSYTGEFLAPVIEAGPYEHRDEFDPHAAALEQFEREQAAPVIGEGSKMPWEEDGRKWHTTELVDNAGDPVSWEEKMVLPIVQRMEEADCFEPINFNHRNIVEVKGPIASRPWFMHLFTSESWWMKLKLRVPKGTFNKDDLPRRLPLPTLNQMEDIPAYSNEPRVRVHTDPKFQEIEIRFVKFEEMDRPEFWHFLDEAIAAYAKVFVHETRTKPQISRPSWRGPEDGPSKVEVARTRQAALQAEKEVEEKLDAMSPWRVMGRKWHTLEKGFPEGEKPDWPLELVDKLLDKIIAFAGEESVEFGSPEKINVRPAGQNHSWCEIETKDPMNLRITVDGPHQAIDCVALGKLGIKPPARTKGDIKVTFEFWNDEKLNAEPFDKFLKNHWNKTVGS, encoded by the coding sequence ATGACAACCACTGACATCATCATCAAAGGGGCTCGAGAGCATAATTTGCAAGGCGTCGACCTTGTGTTGCCTCGAGGAGAACTCATCTGTTTCACCGGCGTTTCGGGTAGCGGCAAAAGCTCGCTCGCCTTCGATACGCTCTATGCGGAGGGGCAACGACGTTATGTCGAAAGCCTCTCGTCGTATGCGCGCCAATTCATGGGGCAGATGCCCAAGCCGGACGTCGATCTGATCAGCGGACTTTCGCCGTCGATCTCGATCAGCCAGAAGTCGGCGGGCAACAACCCGCGTTCGACAGTCGGTACGATCACGGAGATCTACGATTTCCTGCGCGTTCTGTACGCGCGGATCGGCACCGGGTATTGCCCTAGCTGCAACACCGAGATCAGTGCGCAGACCCGCGAACAGATCCTGGGCCGGTTAATGCAATTGCCCAGCGATTCGATGCTGCTGCTGTTGGCGCCATTGATCCGCGGCCAAAAGGGTGAATTCAAAGACCTGTTCGAAGACCTTCGTAAGCAGGGTTATGCGCGCGCTCGCGTCGACGGCCGCTTGATCCAATTGGCCGAACCGCCAAGCCTGGACCGCCAGCGTCGGCACAACGTGGAATTGGTGATCGACCGTCTGCCAGCGGGCGAACGCGAGCGAGGCCGATTGGCCGAAGCGATCGACGCCGCGATGAAGCTCGGCGACGACAGCATCATCGCTTGGCTTGTCGACGAAGCGGACAAGAGCAAGTGGGAAGCTTCGCCCGACGACTTCGAAGCCTCCGACGAAATCGACGACGAAGCGGACGAGGATCTCGACGACGAAGCCGATCTCGAAGACGAGGATGCGCCCGTTGAATTGCCTCTTGCCGCCGCAGGAGACGACGATGATGCGCCGCTGCCGCCGCAGATTTCCGCCGGACGCGACGTCCTGTTTTCGGCGAAGTATTCGTGTGGTTCGTGTGGCAAAAGTTTCCGATCGCCGACGCCGCAGATGTTTTCGTTCAACAGCCCTCAAGGGATGTGCGAATCGTGCGACGGGCTGGGAACGCTGTACACCTTCGTACCCGATCTGTTGATCCCGGAACCGCGGAAGAGCGTCAAAAAGGGCTGCTTCGAATTGGTCGGCGACTGGAAAGCGATGGGCCGCTACAAGCGTCACATCTACCAGGGAGTAGCCGAATCGATCGAACGGCAGATGGAACTGCCTCCCGACACGATGCTGCTGACCCCATGGTGCGAACTCGATCCGAAACTGCAGCACCTGTGGCTGTGGGGAACCGGCGACCTGCACGTCACTTACACTTGGCGGGGCGGGGCGAGCCCGGTCAAATACGGCGGCACGTTTGCGGGAATCATTCCCGAGCTGCTGGAGAAATACAAAGAGACGACAGCCAAGACCAAGCTGACGCAGTTCGAAGGTTACATGGACACGATGGTCTGTCCGGAGTGCAACGGCAAGCGTTTGAATTCGCAAGCCGGTGCGGTTCGGATCGCGACCGACCATCCCGACTTTATGGAAAAGTCGTCCCTCTCGTTACCCGAGCTCTGCGACCTGCCGGTCTCCCAAACCGCCAAGTTCTTGGGTTATCTGCAGCTGGACGAATTGAAGCAGATGATCGCGGGCGAAGCTGTCAAAGAGATCCGCACGCGGCTCGGCTTCCTGTTGGGCGTCGGACTCGAATACCTGACTCTCAACCGCACCGCACCAACCCTTTCCGGTGGTGAATCGCAGCGGATCCGCTTGGCGGGCCAGATCGGCAGCGGCTTGGTCGGCGTACTCTATATCTTGGATGAGCCATCGATCGGTCTGCACCCGCGCGACAACGATCGGTTGATCGAAACGCTGCTGCGTCTGCGCGACGCTGGCAACACGCTGGTCGTCGTCGAGCACGATGAAGATACGATGCGTGCAGCCGACCGGATCATCGACTTCGGCCCCGGCCCCGGTGTCAACGGTGGTTATGTCGTTGCGCAAGGCAAGCTGGAAGATCTTGCCAAAGCGAAGAAGAGTATCACCGGCCAGTTCCTGGCGGGCAAAGAGACGATCCCGACGCCCGAGCATCGCCGCGACCCCAACGAGCGTTGGTTGCGGTTGTTGGGTGCACGGCACAACAATCTAAAGAACATCAACGTCGACTTCCCCGTAGGCTTGTTCATCTGCGTGACCGGCGTTTCGGGTAGCGGCAAGAGTTCGATGGTCAACGGGATCCTCGAACCGACGCTGCGGCGATTCCTCAACGGCGCCGAATGCGAAGGGGGAGAGCACGATGAGATCACCGGTCTGGAACACCTGGACAAAGTCATCGCGATCGACCAATCGGCGATCGGCCGCACCCCGCGCAGCAACCCAGCGACCTACGTCAAGGTCTTCGATGAGATCCGTAAACTGTTCGCTCAATTGCCCGAAGCCAAGAAGCGCGGCTACACGCCCGGTCGCTTCAGTTTCAACGTTTCCGGCGGTCGCTGCGAGGCGTGCGACGGCAACGGGGCGACGCGATTGGACATGGATTTCCTGGCCGACGTCTGGGTCACCTGCCCGGTCTGCGAAGGGGCTCGATTCAACCGCGAAACGCTCAGCGTTCGCTTCAAAGATCATTCGATCTCCGACGTCTTGAACCTCGACGTCTCCGCCGCCTATTCGCTGTTCGAGAACATTCCCAAGGTCGCCGACAAACTGAAGACTCTGATCGACGTCGGCTTGGAATATTTGAAGCTCGGCCAACCCTCGCCGACTCTTTCCGGTGGCGAGGCGCAGCGGATCAAGCTGTCGCGCGAGCTCTCCAAAAAATCGACCGGCAGCACGATGTACGTCTTGGACGAACCGACGACCGGTTTGCACTTCGCCGACATCCGAATGCTGTTGGGCGTCTTGAACAGTCTGGTCGAGCGTGGCAACACCGTATTGGTGATCGAACACAATCTGGACGTCATCAAAACGGCCGACTGGATCATCGACATCGGTCCCGAGGGTGGCGCCGGCGGCGGCACCGTGGTCGCAGCGGGGACGCCCGAAGAGGTCGCACAGAACCAGATCTCGTATACCAGTCGGGCGATGCGGAAGTTCATGTACGGCGAAGTCGATTCGGACGCCAAGGAGAAATCGCTCAGCGAATTAACCCACGGCGCGACCGACAACCGCGGTGGCGAAGCGAAGTTCATCGAGGTCGAAGGAGCCGAACAGCACAACCTGAAGTCGGTCGACGCGATGGTACCGCGCGACAAGATGAGCGTCTTCTGCGGCCCCAGCGGCAGCGGCAAGTCGTCGCTTGCGATGGACACGATCTACGCCGAGGGCCAGCGTCGCTACGTCGAAAGCCTGTCGTCGTACGCTCGTCAGTTTATCGGCCAGATGCAAAAACCGATCGTCGAACGGATCGAAGGCCTATCGCCTGCGGTCGCGTTGGAACAAAAGAACATGGGGCACTCCCCGCGTTCGACCGTCGGTACCGTAACCGAGGTCTACGATTACCTGCGGATTCTGATGGCTCGACTGGGCAAGATGTTCTGCCCCGATTGCAGCAAGCCGGTCGGCACGCAAACGCCAGACCAGATCACCGACAAGGTGCTTCAACTGGAAGAGGGAACCAAGGCGTATCTACTGGCTCCGATCGAGATCAGCGGCAACGAAGATCCAAAGGAACACTTCGCCAAGATGCAAGAGAACGGATTCCAACGGATCCGGATCGACGGCACCACAAGTGCAATCCAAGACGCTCCCACGATCGACATGCGGACCAATCACAAGATCGAACTGGTCGTCGACCGCGTCTCGATCAGCGAGAAGACCCGCGGCCGGCTTGCCGAATCGATCGAATTGGCGCTCGGAATCGGCGGCGGAATCATGGACCTTGCGATCGTCGACGAAGATCGCCCCGAACTGCAATGGAAGGTCTTCCGGCACAGCCAACACTTGGCCTGCGAGTGTTGCGGCCGCAGCTTCGAACCGCTGACTCCGCATCACTTCAGCTTCAACAGCGCCGCCGGTTATTGCCGCCGCTGCGAAGGGCTGGGAACTCAACACGGCACCAACCCCGACGCGCTGTTGCGCGATCGCCGACTGTCGCTGATGGAAGGTGCCGTCTTCCTGTGGCCGAAACTGCAACGCAGCGTCGCCCGTCAAATGATGGCTGCCCTGGGCCGCCACGCTGGGATTCCGATCGACCGCTCGATCGACGACCTGACGCTTCGCGAACGCAATCTGATCTTCCACGGTACCGGCGACGAATGGATCGCTGTGCGTGAATCGGATCGCGAAGTCGCCGACAAGATTTACAACGCCAAACGCAAACGAAGCAGTTCCGATGCCGATGGTGAATCCGCCACCGACACCCGTGGCGACCGATTGGAAGAAGCGCTCAACAGCGGTGCGTCCAAGGGCGTGCTGTTCAAATTCCGCTTCAAGGGGCTTTATCCTTCGCTAGAATTGGCTTCGAAATTGTCGCCGACCCTGCGAGCCAAACTGGAAAAGTTCACCGCCGAGATCGATTGCTCCGAGTGCGGCGGAACGCGACTTCGCGACGACGCATCGGCGGTCCGGTTCCGCGACCTGACGATCGGCGACATCGTTCACATGCCGCTGTCGCGACTGGGCGAGACGGTCAAAACCTGGAAGCTCGACCCGCGCGAGAAGAAGATCGCCGGCGAGATCATCCGCGAGATCCGATCGCGGATCCAGTTCCTGTTGGATGTCGGCCTGGACTATTTGAGCATCGGCCGCGGAGCGTCGACGCTCTCCGGTGGCGAAGCTCAACGTATTCGACTGGCCGGCCAATTGGGCAGCGGTCTGTGCGGCGTGTTGTATGTCTTGGACGAACCAACGATCGGTCTGCACCCACGCGACAACCACCGTCTGTTGTCGGCGATGCATCGATTGCGGGACCTTGGCAACACGTTGTTAGTCGTCGAGCACGACAAGGACGTGATCGCTGGCGCCGACCACATCTTCGACTTCGGTCCCAAGGCGGGTCGCAACGGTGGCCAAGTCGTCGCCGATGGCAGCCCCGAACAGATCGGTCAGTCGCCGACATCGGTCACCGGCCCGTATATCTCCGATACCAAAGCGATCCCGATTCCTTCGAACCGGCGGATGATCAAGGCTCCCGAAAGCGAGACGCCAGCCGCGAAACCGGTTAAGAAGAAGAGCGGCAAGCGGCCCGAGACGATGGCCGAACGCAAGCTGGCTCGCAAAGCCGATTACGCGCCGACGCACTATCCACCGCTGGGCCAATGGATCACGATCCGCGACGCCCGCGAGAACAACTTGCGTGGCATCGACGTCCACATTCCACTGGGAACGTTCACCGCCGTGACCGGCCCGTCGGGAAGCGGTAAGAGTTCATTGATCGATGACATTCTGTATCCCGCGCTGGCCCGCAAGCTGCATCGTTCGGGCGTTCGTCCGGGACGTTACGGCAAGCTGGACGGGATCGGATTGATCGACAAAGTCATCCGCGTCGACCAGAGCCCGCTTGGCAACACGCCTAGCAGCAACCCGGCAACTTACACCGGCGCGTTCGATTTGATCCGCAACCTGTACACACAGGTTCCCGAAGCGAAGACTCGCGGCTACACCGCGCGTCAGTTCAGCTTCAACGTCCCCGGCGGTCGTTGCGAAGTTTGCGAGGGTACCGGTGGACGGAAGATCGAAATGCACTTCCTGCCCGACGTCTGGGTGCCGTGCGAGGAATGTGGCGGTTCGCGCTACACGCCTGAAACGCTGGAAGTGAAGTTCCACGGCAATTCGATCAGCGACGTCTTGAACATGTCGATCGGCGACGCCGTCGGGCTGTTTGAGAACCAACCGAAGATCACGCGGATCCTGCAAATGATCTGCGACGTCGGACTCGATTACGTCACCCTCGGCCAGAGTGCACCAACGCTCTCCGGTGGTGAAGCTCAGCGGATTAAACTGGCTGCAGAATTGGCCCGTCCCGACACCGGGCGAACGCTGTATCTGTTGGACGAACCGACGACCGGTTTGCACTTCGACGACATCGCCAAACTGCTGAACGTTCTGCAGCGATTGGTCGACGTCGGCAACACCGTGCTGGTGATCGAACACAACCTGGACATCATCAAAGCTGCCGACTGGATCTTGGATATCGGTCCCGAAGCGGGAGCCGAAGGAGGCCAGCTGGTCTTCGCCGGAACGCCGGAACAGCTGAGCGAATACGCTGTCGCGGGGAAAAAGTCGCGAGCCAAAACCAAGCCGCTGCGCAGCTATACCGGTGAGTTCTTGGCGCCGGTGATCGAAGCGGGCCCCTACGAACATCGTGACGAATTCGATCCGCACGCCGCGGCGTTGGAACAGTTCGAACGCGAGCAGGCCGCTCCCGTGATCGGCGAAGGCTCCAAGATGCCTTGGGAAGAGGATGGCCGCAAATGGCACACGACCGAACTGGTCGACAACGCCGGCGATCCCGTCTCATGGGAAGAGAAGATGGTGCTGCCGATCGTCCAGCGAATGGAAGAGGCGGACTGCTTCGAACCTATCAACTTCAACCACCGCAACATCGTCGAAGTCAAAGGCCCGATCGCTAGCCGGCCCTGGTTCATGCACTTGTTCACCTCCGAATCGTGGTGGATGAAGCTGAAGCTGCGAGTTCCCAAGGGGACCTTCAACAAAGACGATCTGCCGCGACGCCTGCCGTTGCCGACGCTGAACCAGATGGAAGACATTCCGGCGTACAGCAACGAACCGCGGGTCCGCGTCCACACCGATCCGAAGTTCCAAGAGATCGAGATTCGATTCGTCAAATTTGAAGAGATGGATCGTCCCGAGTTCTGGCACTTCTTGGACGAAGCGATCGCTGCCTATGCCAAGGTCTTCGTTCACGAGACGCGGACGAAGCCGCAGATCAGTCGCCCCAGCTGGCGAGGTCCCGAGGATGGCCCATCGAAGGTCGAGGTCGCTCGAACGCGGCAGGCCGCGCTGCAAGCCGAAAAGGAAGTCGAAGAGAAGCTGGATGCGATGAGCCCGTGGCGGGTGATGGGCCGCAAATGGCACACCTTGGAAAAAGGCTTCCCCGAAGGCGAAAAGCCCGATTGGCCGTTGGAACTTGTCGACAAATTGCTCGATAAAATCATCGCCTTTGCCGGCGAGGAGAGCGTCGAGTTTGGTTCGCCCGAGAAGATCAACGTCCGCCCGGCGGGCCAAAATCACTCTTGGTGCGAGATCGAAACCAAAGATCCGATGAACCTGCGGATCACCGTCGACGGACCGCACCAAGCGATCGATTGCGTCGCGTTGGGTAAACTGGGGATTAAGCCGCCGGCCCGGACCAAGGGGGACATCAAAGTCACCTTTGAGTTCTGGAACGACGAAAAGTTGAACGCGGAACCGTTCGACAAGTTCCTCAAGAACCACTGGAACAAAACCGTCGGCAGTTAA
- a CDS encoding peptidylprolyl isomerase: MIVGLKYFSTLALLASLCLSGSWAVAQPPGIAFSDVELPSEPTAMIANVDGVPILLRDVAETVDNNIQQIIASSGRKPSPEELKMARTTLIRRELRKEIQGKMMYRAFVRKMTGTQPEDKRAEMELSITSNVRKMFYEQQLPQLLEQYKLETVSEADAMLRKSGSSLEQQERRFVESILGQEYLRGEMDKDPEIPLPDMKFYYEQNTEKFSRNARARWEQLTVLFSRFETKQEARDAIIRMGNEAYYGGNVQAVAKRLSQEPLADETGGLHDWTNKGSLASDILDQQIFSLPVNKLSQIIEDDNGFHIIRVLEREEAGMLSFADAQDEIRKILKENIQQEQQKNLITELERKIPVWTIFPDDVPKSMPLESAAVASAETKSLR, from the coding sequence ATGATTGTTGGTTTGAAATATTTCTCAACGCTCGCACTGCTGGCAAGTCTTTGTCTGAGTGGTTCGTGGGCTGTTGCGCAGCCGCCCGGCATCGCATTCTCCGATGTCGAACTACCTTCGGAACCGACGGCGATGATCGCCAACGTCGATGGTGTGCCGATCCTGCTGCGCGATGTTGCCGAAACCGTCGACAACAACATTCAACAGATCATCGCCAGCTCGGGACGTAAACCGAGTCCCGAAGAACTGAAGATGGCTCGGACCACGCTGATCCGCCGCGAACTGCGGAAAGAGATCCAGGGCAAGATGATGTACCGCGCGTTTGTGCGGAAGATGACCGGCACTCAGCCCGAGGACAAGCGGGCGGAGATGGAACTGTCGATCACCAGCAACGTCCGCAAAATGTTCTACGAGCAACAGTTGCCTCAACTGCTCGAACAATACAAGCTCGAAACCGTCTCCGAAGCCGACGCGATGTTGCGGAAGAGCGGTTCGTCGCTGGAACAACAGGAGCGTCGGTTTGTCGAGAGCATCCTTGGGCAGGAGTATCTTCGCGGTGAAATGGACAAGGATCCCGAGATTCCATTGCCTGACATGAAGTTCTATTACGAACAGAACACCGAAAAATTCAGCCGCAATGCGCGGGCTCGCTGGGAACAACTGACCGTTCTCTTCTCGCGATTCGAAACCAAACAAGAAGCCCGCGACGCGATCATCCGTATGGGCAACGAAGCCTACTACGGCGGTAACGTCCAAGCTGTCGCGAAGCGGTTGTCGCAAGAACCATTGGCCGACGAAACCGGTGGCCTTCACGACTGGACCAACAAGGGCAGCCTTGCGTCGGACATCCTCGACCAACAGATCTTCAGTCTGCCGGTCAACAAGTTGAGCCAGATCATCGAAGACGATAACGGATTCCACATCATTCGCGTGCTGGAACGCGAAGAGGCGGGGATGCTTTCGTTTGCCGATGCTCAAGACGAGATCCGCAAGATTCTTAAAGAGAACATTCAACAAGAGCAGCAGAAGAATCTGATCACCGAATTGGAACGGAAGATCCCCGTCTGGACGATCTTCCCCGACGATGTTCCAAAATCGATGCCACTGGAAAGCGCGGCCGTCGCATCGGCTGAAACCAAATCGCTGCGTTAA